From the genome of Triticum aestivum cultivar Chinese Spring chromosome 3B, IWGSC CS RefSeq v2.1, whole genome shotgun sequence, one region includes:
- the LOC123070994 gene encoding uncharacterized protein, whose product MASHCSRWIVLCRDGVWFHASCNKASSRASCFTFGKVALDVDAHAVVRSALSYSTWSFSEWKSQVSACSSCPLALLNGWQFKVSISITLCDASFGFLLMNYLFTPRCDWSLTVRTDKVHTEDDEGMG is encoded by the exons ATGGCCTCTCATTGCTCAAGATGGATAGTTTTGTGCAG GGACGGAGTTTGGTTTCATGCATCTTGCAACAAAGCTTCCAGTCGGGCATCCTGCTTCACATTTGGCAAAG TGGCACTAGACGTTGATGCTCACGCCGTTGTCAGAAGCGCACTGAGCTACTCAACCT GGTCTTTTAGTGAGTGGAAAAGCCAAGTTAGTGCATGTTCGAGTTGTCCACTTGCATTATTAAATGGGTGGCAGTTCAAGGTTTCAATTTCTATCACACTTTGTGACGCTTCCTTCGGATTTCTTTTGATGAATTACCTTTTCACTCCGAGGTGTGACTG GTCACTCACTGTCAGGACCGACAAAGTGCATACTGAAGATGACGAGGGGATGGGCTAG